One genomic segment of Centroberyx gerrardi isolate f3 chromosome 4, fCenGer3.hap1.cur.20231027, whole genome shotgun sequence includes these proteins:
- the camk1db gene encoding calcium/calmodulin-dependent protein kinase 1Db, translating into MARENGESSDGSWKKHVDDIKKIFDFKEVLGTGAFSEVVMAREKATGKMVAIKCIPKKALKGKETSIENEIAVLRKIKHENIVALEDIYESSNHLYLIMQLVSGGELFDRIVEKGFYTEMDASRLIRQVLDAVNYLHSMGIVHRDLKPENLLYFNPHDESKIMISDFGLSKMEGTGDVMATACGTPGYVAPEVLAQKPYSKAVDCWSIGVIAYILLCGYPPFYDENDSKLFEQILKADYEFDAPYWDDISDSAKDFISCLMEKDPEKRFTCDQALQHPWIAGDTALCKNIHESVSRQMRKNFAKSKWRQAFNATAVIRHMRRLQLGTSFGSSIHSANPSANTQSRAPAKSQSVDCAPLSLKDCPPIAPLPSAVKAYSQDSNASSAVREDPSVVADQSRPRPSTVTVIHTGTK; encoded by the exons ATGGCGAGAGAAAACGGCGAGTCCAGCGATGGATCTTGGAAAAAGCATGTCGATGATATCAAGAAGATATTTGACTTCAAGGAAGTCCTTGGGAC TGGTGCATTTTCCGAAGTGGTGATGGCTCGGGAGAAGGCCACCGGAAAGATGGTTGCAATAAAGTGCATCCCTAAAAAAGCACTGAAGGGGAAGGAGACCAGCATTGAAAACGAAATCGCTGTGCTTAGGAA GATAAAGCATGAGAATATAGTGGCTCTGGAGGACATCTATGAGAGCTCAAACCACTTGTACCTCATAATGCAGCT GGTGTCTGGAGGTGAGCTGTTTGACCGCATCGTGGAGAAGGGCTTCTACACAGAGATGGATGCCAGCAGACTCATCCGGCAGGTCTTGGATGCGGTCAACTATCTCCACTCCATGGGCATAGTACACCGAGACCTGAAG CCAGAGAACCTGCTGTATTTCAACCCCCACGATGAATCAAAGATCATGATCAGTGACTTTGGCCTGTCTAAGATGGAGGGAACAGGTGATGTGATGGCCACCGCCTGCGGGACTCCAGGATACGTGG CTCCCGAGGTTTTAGCTCAGAAGCCCTACAGCAAAGCTGTGGACTGCTGGTCTATTGGGGTCATCGCTTATATTCT GCTGTGCGGTTACCCTCCTTTCTACGACGAGAATGATTCAAAGCTCTTTGAGCAGATTCTCAAGGCAGACTATGAGTTTGACGCACCGTATTGGGATGACATATCAGACTCCG CCAAAGACTTCATCAGCTGCCTAATGGAGAAGGACCCGGAGAAGAGGTTCACATGTGACCAGGCCCTTCAGCACCCCTG GATTGCTGGGGACACTGCTCTCTGCAAGAACATTCACGAATCCGTCAGTCGACAGATGCGGAAAAACTTTGCCAAAAGCAAATGGAGG CAAGCCTTTAATGCCACGGCTGTGATTCGCCACATGAGGCGCCTGCAGCTGGGCACTAGCTTTGGCAGCAGCATTCACAGCGCCAACCCCTCGGCCAACACCCAGAGCCGCGCTCCAGCCAAGAGCCAGTCTGTGGACTgcgcccctctctccctcaagGACT GTCCCCCGATAGCCCCGTTGCCCTCTGCAGTTAAAGCCTACAGTCAGGACTCTAACGCCTCCTCTGCGGTACGAGAGGATCCGTCGGTGGTGGCGGACCAGTCCCGACCACGACCCTCCACCGTCACGGTCATCCACACAGGGACTAAATGA